Part of the uncultured Cohaesibacter sp. genome is shown below.
TTATAGTGGGCACAAGAAAGCTAAGGTTCAAGGCATCCCTGCAAACTCTGGCGTGCATAAGAACTCCGTTTACGCAAACCGTCGCCTATATCATGTGAATGAAAGGGAAATATCTCGGTTATTATCCAAGACTGCTTAACTGAAATACTAAAATGCTTGCCAGTTGAAGGTGAGCCAGCCATATATCAACCATATTCCCGAACTAGGGAAAAGGACAATAGCCAGGACTCTGACGAATAGATCATGAAGCTGATCGAGCGATACATATTCATGCGCGCCGCGACCGCATTTCTCATGACAGTCACCGTGCTGACCGCGATCGTGTGGCTGACGCAGGCCTTGCGTGACATGGATCTGATGACCGCCAAGGGCCAGACCATCCTGATCTTCATTTCCATGACCTCTCTGGTGCTGCCGACGCTAGTGATGACCATTGCCCCCTTTGCCGTGCTCATAGCGGTGGCGGTCACGCTCAACAACCTCAATGCTGATAGCGAACTGGTGGTAATCAACGCAACCAGCGCACCGCCATGGGTGGTGGTCAAGCCGATCGTCATTCTCGGGATGGTCGCAACCCTCATGGGGGGCTATCTCAGCCTCTATGCCGCCCCCGAGGCGCTTGGGTCCCTGCGCGGGTTCATCACCCAGGTGCGGGCAGACCTTGTTGCCAACATCGTCAAGGAAGGCATCTTCTCCGAGATCGAGGATGGCATGACCTTCCACATCCAGAAGAGAGAGCCCAACGGCATCATGCGTGGCCTGTTCCTTTCGGATGAACGCGACCCGCAGAAGCATATTGTCTATTCTTCGGAATTTGCCCAGATCATCGAAACGAATGCGGGCACATTCCTGAGCATGGAAAACGGCACCATCCAGCAGCAGCAGACAAAGGCCACCAAATCAGGCGAGCTTGACGAAACCAACCCGGATTTTGCATCGGTCAACATCATCAGTTTTGATTCCTACGCCATCGACCTGTCGAAATTCACCGGTGTCGACGACAGCCAACCGAAATTCTTCAAGCCAAGAGAACTGACCACCGATGCTCTTTTGAATCCGGCCAAGGACGACCCGACGATCTCCCGCCAACCCGGCGTGGCCCGATCCGAATTGCACGACCGCTTCACCAACCCGCTCTACAATCTGGTGTTTGCCACCATCGTTGCTGCCTTTCTGGCTCAGGTGCGCACCACCCGCGAGCGACGCGGCAGCGCCATTCTGGTCGCCATCGTCCTCGTCTCCGGCCTGCGCCTGGCTGGCTTCGGTCTGACCAGTCTGGCCATCCAGACTCCGGTTGCCGTCCCCTTCATGTATGCGTTGCCAATCCTGTCGATTCTTCTCGGTCTGTGGATCGTGCTCAGCGGCCGCCGCCTGACCGCGATGGACAATCTCATCAGGATTATGGAGTTGTTTAACGACCGCATTTTGCATATGGTCGGAAAACTGCGGCGCAAGCCCAAACCGAAAGCGCCGATCCTAGAGCCGTGACATGATGCCCACTATCATCTTCCGTTATTTTGCAAAGCGGTTTCTCTGGTCGATTCTGGCGATTTTCCTCGGCTGCTTTCTGCTTATCCTGCTGGTCGACTATGTCGAGCTGATCCGTCGCGGTGGCAACAAGGAAACCGCAGACGCCTTCAGCCTGTTCCTGATGTCGCTTTACCGGGTACCCGAACTGACCGAGAGAATCCTGCCGTTTGCCACATTGTTCGGCTCGATTGCGGCGTTCCTCAGCCTGTCCCGCCGGCTCGAACTGGTGATCGTCCGCGCTTCGGGCATGTCGGCATGGCAGTTTGTCAGCCCCGCGTTGTTTGTTGCCCTGGCCATCGGTGTCTTTGCCACCACGGTCTACAATCCCGGGGTTGCCATCCTCAAGGAAAAGTCACTGGAAATCGATGCGCGCATTTTTGGCGCCAGCTTCTCGACCAGCGGGCAACCTGCCAGTCAGGGATGGGTGCAGCAGAAGGGTGAAGATGGCGACTCGATCCTCAAGGCCCGCGCCACTTTCGACAACGGCCGCCAGCTCGGCGGTGTCACCGTTTTCTCCTATGATTCCGAAGGCAAGTTCATTGAACGGGTCGATGCGAAGTCAGCGGAGCTCGAGCCCGGCTACTGGCATCTGTCCGACGTTCTGGTCAGTTCCGCCAGCGCAGCCCCTCGCCACTATGACACCTATCTCGTCAGCACCCACCTGACGCCTCAGGAAGCCAGCGAAACCATCGCCAACCCTGATTCTGTACCCTTCTGGGACCTGCCCGCGATCATCGATCAGGCCAGCCGCGCCGGGTTGCCTGCGTATAAATATCGCTTGCGTTATCAAACTCTTTTGGCAAAACCGCTGCTTTTGGCCGCAATGGTCCTGATCGCCGCGACGGTGTCCCTAAAAATTTTTCGCTTTGGCAATGTGGGAAAGATGATTCTGGGTGGCGTTATCGCTGGCTTCGTGCTTTATGTAGTCACAGAATTGGCTAAAGATTTAGGAAATACAGGGTTGGTTAACCCAATTCTGTCAGCTTGGCTTCCAGCGATTGTGGCATCCTTGATGGGTTTCTCAATTTTATTGTATCAGGAGGACGGATAAAGTATGCGTCGTACCGTCCAGACCGCATTTTGGAATAAAACTGTTTCCCGTGCAGACAAGGTTGCTCGTCTGCGCGCTGGCCTGCTTGCATCTGTACTCCTGATTGCTCCATCATCGGTCTTCGCTGCCACAGCGCAGGACATGCTTTCCGGTGTCAAGATCCAGAAGCCCGACGAGAATTCCCGCATGCTGGTCGAGGCCGACCAGATGGTCTATGACTATGACCATGAGCGTGTGTCAGCGGTTGGCCATGTCCAGATCTATTACGGCGACTACACCCTTCAGGCCGACAAGGTCACCTACGATCAGAAATCCGCTCGCCTGATTGCCGATGGCAATGTGCGTATCACGGAGCCCGGTGGCAACGTGATGACCGCAAACTACATCGACATCACCGAGGATTTCCGCACCGGCTTTGTCCGCTCCCTGCGCGTTCAGACCCCTGAGAAAGCCCGCTTTGCAGCCGAAAAGGCCGAACGCCGCGACGACGATGTCACCATCTTCGACAAGGGTGTCTACACCACTTGCGAACCCTGCCGCGACAACCCGCAGAAATCACCGCTCTGGCAGATCAAGGCCTCCCGGATCATTTACAATTCCAAAGACAAGATGGTCTATTACAAGGCCGCCAAATTCGAGTTTCTTGGTGTTCCGCTGCTCTACACCCCCTATCTGGCCCATCCAGATCCGTCCCGCAAACGCAGTTCGGGCTTTCTGGCCCCGCGTGGCGGCTACAACAGCGATCTGGGCTATTATGCGACTCCGCGCTATTTCTGGGCGCCATCCGACAGTTATGACATCACCTTCTCGCCGACCTACTATTCCAAGCAGGGTCTCATGGCGAATGCGACATGGCGTCAGCATGTCGGCATCGGCACCTACAATGTGCGCGTAGCCGGCATCTCGCAGCAGGACAAGAGCGCCTTTGCGGGCACGAGCGGCTACAAGGATTTCCGTGGTGCCGTAGAGAGCGCCGGCGAACTCAATCTTTCCAGCAAGTGGAAATTCGGCTGGGACGTCTCCCTGCTCTCTGACAAGCTTTTCCTGCGCGATTACAAACTGATCGGCGACGTGGAAGACAAGCGTTCGACGCTCTATCTGGTTGGTCAGGGTGAGCGCAACTATTTTGACGCCCGCGCCAATTACTACAACATCATGACCGACAGCCTGAACCAGTCGGAACAGGCCGTGGTTCATCCGTCGATCGATTACAGCGCCTTTTCCGAAAATCCGATTGCCGGCGGCGAAGGGCGGATCAAGATCAACTCTACCTCGATCACCCGCGACGAGATAAGCCAGACAACGGTCGGAGGCGTAACCCGCACCGATGGTGTCAGCGGCACCTATAACCGCACCAGCGTCGAAGCCAGCTGGAAGCGCAAGATCATCGCACCGGGTGGCCAGGTCATAACTCCGTTCACCTCCCTGCGCGGCGACGTCTACTGGATGCCGAGCCAGTCCGGCGCACCAGCTGCGCTGGTTGACGAGTCGATTGCATTGAGAGGCATGCCGACCGTTGGCATCGACTATCGCCTGCCAATCCTGATTTCGGCCGGCAACACCTCGCACATCATCGAACCGATTGCACAGGTCATTGCCAGTCCCAATGAAACCCATATCGGCGAGTTGCCGAACGACGATTCGCAGAGCCTGATTTTCGACGACACCATTCTGTTCGACCCGAACAAGTTCTCCGGCTATGACCGCGTCGAAGGCGGCACCCGCGCCAACATCGGCTTCCAGTATCGTATGCAGATGGCCAATGGCTGGTCGGTCAACGCGTTGGCCGGTCGCTCCATCCATCTGGCCGGAACAAACTCCTT
Proteins encoded:
- the lptG gene encoding LPS export ABC transporter permease LptG: MMPTIIFRYFAKRFLWSILAIFLGCFLLILLVDYVELIRRGGNKETADAFSLFLMSLYRVPELTERILPFATLFGSIAAFLSLSRRLELVIVRASGMSAWQFVSPALFVALAIGVFATTVYNPGVAILKEKSLEIDARIFGASFSTSGQPASQGWVQQKGEDGDSILKARATFDNGRQLGGVTVFSYDSEGKFIERVDAKSAELEPGYWHLSDVLVSSASAAPRHYDTYLVSTHLTPQEASETIANPDSVPFWDLPAIIDQASRAGLPAYKYRLRYQTLLAKPLLLAAMVLIAATVSLKIFRFGNVGKMILGGVIAGFVLYVVTELAKDLGNTGLVNPILSAWLPAIVASLMGFSILLYQEDG
- a CDS encoding LPS-assembly protein LptD: MRRTVQTAFWNKTVSRADKVARLRAGLLASVLLIAPSSVFAATAQDMLSGVKIQKPDENSRMLVEADQMVYDYDHERVSAVGHVQIYYGDYTLQADKVTYDQKSARLIADGNVRITEPGGNVMTANYIDITEDFRTGFVRSLRVQTPEKARFAAEKAERRDDDVTIFDKGVYTTCEPCRDNPQKSPLWQIKASRIIYNSKDKMVYYKAAKFEFLGVPLLYTPYLAHPDPSRKRSSGFLAPRGGYNSDLGYYATPRYFWAPSDSYDITFSPTYYSKQGLMANATWRQHVGIGTYNVRVAGISQQDKSAFAGTSGYKDFRGAVESAGELNLSSKWKFGWDVSLLSDKLFLRDYKLIGDVEDKRSTLYLVGQGERNYFDARANYYNIMTDSLNQSEQAVVHPSIDYSAFSENPIAGGEGRIKINSTSITRDEISQTTVGGVTRTDGVSGTYNRTSVEASWKRKIIAPGGQVITPFTSLRGDVYWMPSQSGAPAALVDESIALRGMPTVGIDYRLPILISAGNTSHIIEPIAQVIASPNETHIGELPNDDSQSLIFDDTILFDPNKFSGYDRVEGGTRANIGFQYRMQMANGWSVNALAGRSIHLAGTNSFSTDDLTSTGLDSGLDKTRSDYVARVGVNSNKGIAAVARGRFDADTAELKFASVSASGTYDRYSGSIGYAYTDKRPSAGIDEVRQEITTAASIKFADFWSVGGSSQYDISGRGLVSGSLKLKYEDECFAVSLKYSQTRETYSDTTSDKTVMLQFDFKSLADGQLSYSRESN
- a CDS encoding LptF/LptG family permease, which encodes MKLIERYIFMRAATAFLMTVTVLTAIVWLTQALRDMDLMTAKGQTILIFISMTSLVLPTLVMTIAPFAVLIAVAVTLNNLNADSELVVINATSAPPWVVVKPIVILGMVATLMGGYLSLYAAPEALGSLRGFITQVRADLVANIVKEGIFSEIEDGMTFHIQKREPNGIMRGLFLSDERDPQKHIVYSSEFAQIIETNAGTFLSMENGTIQQQQTKATKSGELDETNPDFASVNIISFDSYAIDLSKFTGVDDSQPKFFKPRELTTDALLNPAKDDPTISRQPGVARSELHDRFTNPLYNLVFATIVAAFLAQVRTTRERRGSAILVAIVLVSGLRLAGFGLTSLAIQTPVAVPFMYALPILSILLGLWIVLSGRRLTAMDNLIRIMELFNDRILHMVGKLRRKPKPKAPILEP